The following proteins are co-located in the Manihot esculenta cultivar AM560-2 chromosome 9, M.esculenta_v8, whole genome shotgun sequence genome:
- the LOC110607929 gene encoding pentatricopeptide repeat-containing protein At3g22470, mitochondrial isoform X1, which translates to MDKAVEFFDDMVARGYQPDVRTFTVIVNGMCKFGKTNVAIGLLKGMADRGCEPNVVTYSAIIDALCKDELVGEALELFSQMRNKGISPYVITYTGLIHGFCKLGQKNQALALMNEMMEQNILPNVYTFSVLIDALCKDGMVSEAQNTFNVMIQRGVEPDVVTYNSLIDGLCISDQFKEALALLKEMVGRNISPDVFTFNILIDTLCKKGLVSNAQNIIKIMIQRGVEPDVVNYNSLMDGYCLCKQIDKARKVFDLMVTNEIADIFSYNILINGYCMCKMIDDAKDIFVEMSHKGLVPDGVTYSTLIEGMFQAGRPQTAQELFKNVCSHGQQPNIVTFSIMINGLCRQGNLDEALTLLKEMEESQLKPDLVTYCILINGTCKDMTTTSPF; encoded by the exons ATGGACAAAGCAGTGGAATTTTTCGATGATATGGTTGCACGTGGTTATCAACCTGATGTTCGTACTTTCACTGTGATAGTAAACGGAATGTGTAAATTTGGGAAAACAAATGTGGCTATTGGGCTACTAAAGGGAATGGCTGATAGAGGTTGTGAGCCAAATGTTGTGACATACAGTGCAATCATTGACGCCCTTtgcaaagatgagctagttggtGAGGCTTTAGAGCTCTTCTCTCAAATGAGGAATAAGGGCATTTCACCTTATGTCATCACTTACACTGGTTTAATTCATGGTTTTTGCAAATTAGGTCAAAAGAACCAAGCTTTGGCCTTGATGAATGAAATGATGGAGCAAAACATATTACCAAATGTTTATACCTTCAGTGTATTGATTGATGCTCTTTGTAAGGATGGAATGGTTTCAGAGGCTCAAAATACATTCAAtgtaatgattcaaagaggtgtagAGCCTGATGTGGTCACCTACAATTCCTTAATTGATGGTCTTTGCATTTCAGACCAATTCAAGGAAGCTTTGGCCTTATTGAAAGAAATGGTGGGGAGGAACATATCCCCTGATGTTTTTACCTTCAATATATTGATCGACACTCTTTGTAAGAAAGGACTGGTTTCAAATGCACAGAATATAATCAAgataatgattcaaagaggtgtggAACCTGATGTTGTCAATTATAATTCATTGATGGATGGATATTGTCTGTGCAAGCAAATTGATAAGGCTAGAAAGGTATTTGATCTGATGGTGACCAATGAGATAGCTGATATTTTTAGCTACAACATTTTGATCAATGGATATTGTATGTGCAAAATGATAGATGATGCAAAGGATATTTTTGTTGAAATGTCTCATAAAGGTTTAGTTCCTGATGGTGTTACTTATTCTACTCTTATAGAGGGTATGTTTCAAGCAGGGAGGCCCCAAACTGCACAGGAGCTGTTTAAGAATGTGTGCTCTCATGGTCAACAGCCAAATATAGTAACCTTCTCAATTATGATTAATGGCTTGTGTAGACAGGGGAATCTGGATGAAGCACTCACCCTATTGAAAGAAATGGAGGAAAGTCAGTTGAAGCCTGATCTTGTGACCTATTGCATTCTGATCAATG GTACTTGCAAGGATATGACTACAACTTCACCTTTCTAA
- the LOC122724659 gene encoding pentatricopeptide repeat-containing protein At1g63330-like, which yields MMMKMPWRRKSRSFHLQLQGAIGTIQSPFLFLFTNYCHSSTSTLKNARFFTNNFKSASFTRLDDAIASFNHVIHMHPLPSRVHFNIFLSALVKMKQYHTVLSISKTIELLGISHNIYSLNILINCFCRLHLVDFGFSVFGKMFKFRLEPTTVTFTTLINGLCIESKMDKAVEFFDDMVARGYQPNVYTFNVIVKGLCKFGKTNLAIELLKEMADRGCEPDVVTYNAIIDTLCKDELVGEALELFSQMRNKGISPHVITYNSLIHGVCKLGQKNQALALMNEMVEQNILPNVYTFSVLIDALCKDGMVSEAQNTFNIMIQRGVEPNVVTYTSLIDGLCISDHFKEALDLLKEMVGRNISPNVFTFNILIDTLCKKGLVSNAQNIIKIMIQRCVEPNVVIYNSLMDGYCLCKQIDKARKVFDLMVTNEIANIFSYNILINGYCNRKMIDDAKGIFDEMSHKGLVPNAVTYHTLIKGMFEAGRPQNAKELFKDMCSHGQQPNIVTFSIMIDGLCRQGNLDEALTLLKAMEKSQLKPNVVIYSSLINGMCKVGKINDAKELFSSLFEIGLQPDVYVYYAIMKGLCQEGLMDEAYKVFKDMEKVGCLPNNFCYNIIIKGFLRHEDLPKASELINEIVDKGFCADDATTELVVHLSRNNYLILRLLKVLARI from the exons atgatgatgaagatgccttggaggaggaagagcaggagcttccatcttcagctacAAGGGGCAATTGGTACCATTCAATCTCCATTCCTATTCTTATTTACCAATTATTGCCATTCTTCTACTTCCACACTTAAAAATGCACGCTTCTTCacaaataacttcaaatctgcTTCTTTTACCCGCCTTGATGATGCCATTGCTTCCTTTAATCATGTAATTCATATGCATCCTCTGCCTTCTAGGGttcattttaatatattcttaTCTGCCCTTGTGAAAATGAAACAATATCACACTGTCCTTTCCATTTCCAAAACAATTGAATTGCTAGGAATCTCTCACAATATTTATTCTCTTAAcatcttaattaattgcttCTGCCGTTTACATCTTGTGGATTTTGGCTTCTCTGTTTTCGGAAAGATGTTCAAATTCAGATTGGAGCCTACCACTGTGACATTTACTACcttaattaatgggctttgTATAGAGAGTAAAATGGACAAAGCAGTGGAATTTTTCGATGATATGGTTGCACGTGGTTATCAACCTAATGTTTATACTTTCAATGTCATAGTAAAGGGATTGTGTAAATTTGGTAAAACAAATCTGGCTATTGAGCTACTAAAGGAAATGGCTGATAGAGGTTGTGAGCCAGATGTTGTGACATACAATGCAATCATTGACACCCTTtgcaaagatgagctagttggtGAGGCTTTAGAGCTCTTCTCTCAAATGAGGAATAAGGGCATTTCACCTCATGTCATCACTTACAATAGTTTAATTCATGGTGTTTGCAAATTAGGCCAAAAGAACCAAGCTTTGGCCTTGATGAATGAAATGGTGGAGCAGAACATATTACCAAATGTTTATACCTTCAGTGTATTGATTGATGCTCTTTGTAAGGATGGAATGGTTTCAGAGGCTCAAAATACATTCAAtataatgattcaaagaggtgtagAGCCTAATGTGGTCACCTACACTTCCTTAATTGATGGTCTTTGCATTTCAGACCATTTCAAGGAAGCTTTGGACTTGTTGAAAGAAATGGTGGGGAGGAACATATCCCCTAATGTTTTTACCTTCAATATATTGATCGACACTCTTTGTAAGAAAGGACTGGTTTCAAATGCAcagaatataatcaaaataatgattCAAAGATGTGTGGAACCTAATGTTGTCATTTATAATTCATTGATGGATGGATATTGTCTGTGCAAGCAAATTGATAAGGCTAGAAAGGTATTTGATCTGATGGTGACCAATGAAATAGCTAACATTTTTAGCTACAACATTTTGATCAATGGATATTGTAATCGCAAAATGATAGATGATGCAAAGGGGATTTTTGATGAAATGTCTCATAAAGGTTTAGTTCCTAATGCTGTTACTTATCATACTCTTATAAAGGGTATGTTTGAAGCAGGGAGGCCCCAAAATGCAAAAGAGCTCTTTAAGGATATGTGCTCTCATGGTCAACAACCAAATATAGTAACCTTCTCAATTATGATTGATGGCTTGTGTAGACAGGGGAATCTCGATGAGGCACTcacactattgaaagcaatggaGAAAAGTCAGTTGAAGCCTAATGTTGTGATCTATAGCAGTTTGATCAATGGTATGTGCAAAGTTGGGAAGATTAATGATGCCAAGGAACTTTTTTCTAGTCTTTTTGAAATTGGTTTACAAcctgatgtttatgtatattaTGCAATTATGAAAGGACTTTGCCAAGAAGGATTAATGGATGAAGCGTACAAGGTATTTAAAGACATGGAAAAGGTAGGATGTTTAccaaataatttttgttataatATCATCATTAAAGGGTTTCTCAGGCATGAGGATTTACCAAAAGCATCAGAACTAATCAACGAAATAGTTGATAAGGGGTTCTGTGCTGATGATGCTACCACAGAATTGGTAGTACATTTATCGCGGAATAATTATCTCATTCTGAGGCTTTTAAAG GTACTTGCAAGGATATGA
- the LOC110607929 gene encoding pentatricopeptide repeat-containing protein At3g22470, mitochondrial isoform X3: MDKAVEFFDDMVARGYQPDVRTFTVIVNGMCKFGKTNVAIGLLKGMADRGCEPNVVTYSAIIDALCKDELVGEALELFSQMRNKGISPYVITYTGLIHGFCKLGQKNQALALMNEMMEQNILPNVYTFSVLIDALCKDGMVSEAQNTFNVMIQRGVEPDVVTYNSLIDGLCISDQFKEALALLKEMVGRNISPDVFTFNILIDTLCKKGLVSNAQNIIKIMIQRGVEPDVVNYNSLMDGYCLCKQIDKARKVFDLMVTNEIADIFSYNILINGYCMCKMIDDAKDIFVEMSHKGLVPDGVTYSTLIEGMFQAGRPQTAQELFKNVCSHGQQPNIVTFSIMINGLCRQGNLDEALTLLKEMEESQLKPDLVTYCILINVQL; the protein is encoded by the exons ATGGACAAAGCAGTGGAATTTTTCGATGATATGGTTGCACGTGGTTATCAACCTGATGTTCGTACTTTCACTGTGATAGTAAACGGAATGTGTAAATTTGGGAAAACAAATGTGGCTATTGGGCTACTAAAGGGAATGGCTGATAGAGGTTGTGAGCCAAATGTTGTGACATACAGTGCAATCATTGACGCCCTTtgcaaagatgagctagttggtGAGGCTTTAGAGCTCTTCTCTCAAATGAGGAATAAGGGCATTTCACCTTATGTCATCACTTACACTGGTTTAATTCATGGTTTTTGCAAATTAGGTCAAAAGAACCAAGCTTTGGCCTTGATGAATGAAATGATGGAGCAAAACATATTACCAAATGTTTATACCTTCAGTGTATTGATTGATGCTCTTTGTAAGGATGGAATGGTTTCAGAGGCTCAAAATACATTCAAtgtaatgattcaaagaggtgtagAGCCTGATGTGGTCACCTACAATTCCTTAATTGATGGTCTTTGCATTTCAGACCAATTCAAGGAAGCTTTGGCCTTATTGAAAGAAATGGTGGGGAGGAACATATCCCCTGATGTTTTTACCTTCAATATATTGATCGACACTCTTTGTAAGAAAGGACTGGTTTCAAATGCACAGAATATAATCAAgataatgattcaaagaggtgtggAACCTGATGTTGTCAATTATAATTCATTGATGGATGGATATTGTCTGTGCAAGCAAATTGATAAGGCTAGAAAGGTATTTGATCTGATGGTGACCAATGAGATAGCTGATATTTTTAGCTACAACATTTTGATCAATGGATATTGTATGTGCAAAATGATAGATGATGCAAAGGATATTTTTGTTGAAATGTCTCATAAAGGTTTAGTTCCTGATGGTGTTACTTATTCTACTCTTATAGAGGGTATGTTTCAAGCAGGGAGGCCCCAAACTGCACAGGAGCTGTTTAAGAATGTGTGCTCTCATGGTCAACAGCCAAATATAGTAACCTTCTCAATTATGATTAATGGCTTGTGTAGACAGGGGAATCTGGATGAAGCACTCACCCTATTGAAAGAAATGGAGGAAAGTCAGTTGAAGCCTGATCTTGTGACCTATTGCATTCTGATCAATG TGCAATTATGA
- the LOC110607929 gene encoding pentatricopeptide repeat-containing protein At3g22470, mitochondrial isoform X2, whose product MDKAVEFFDDMVARGYQPDVRTFTVIVNGMCKFGKTNVAIGLLKGMADRGCEPNVVTYSAIIDALCKDELVGEALELFSQMRNKGISPYVITYTGLIHGFCKLGQKNQALALMNEMMEQNILPNVYTFSVLIDALCKDGMVSEAQNTFNVMIQRGVEPDVVTYNSLIDGLCISDQFKEALALLKEMVGRNISPDVFTFNILIDTLCKKGLVSNAQNIIKIMIQRGVEPDVVNYNSLMDGYCLCKQIDKARKVFDLMVTNEIADIFSYNILINGYCMCKMIDDAKDIFVEMSHKGLVPDGVTYSTLIEGMFQAGRPQTAQELFKNVCSHGQQPNIVTFSIMINGLCRQGNLDEALTLLKEMEESQLKPDLVTYCILINVQL is encoded by the coding sequence ATGGACAAAGCAGTGGAATTTTTCGATGATATGGTTGCACGTGGTTATCAACCTGATGTTCGTACTTTCACTGTGATAGTAAACGGAATGTGTAAATTTGGGAAAACAAATGTGGCTATTGGGCTACTAAAGGGAATGGCTGATAGAGGTTGTGAGCCAAATGTTGTGACATACAGTGCAATCATTGACGCCCTTtgcaaagatgagctagttggtGAGGCTTTAGAGCTCTTCTCTCAAATGAGGAATAAGGGCATTTCACCTTATGTCATCACTTACACTGGTTTAATTCATGGTTTTTGCAAATTAGGTCAAAAGAACCAAGCTTTGGCCTTGATGAATGAAATGATGGAGCAAAACATATTACCAAATGTTTATACCTTCAGTGTATTGATTGATGCTCTTTGTAAGGATGGAATGGTTTCAGAGGCTCAAAATACATTCAAtgtaatgattcaaagaggtgtagAGCCTGATGTGGTCACCTACAATTCCTTAATTGATGGTCTTTGCATTTCAGACCAATTCAAGGAAGCTTTGGCCTTATTGAAAGAAATGGTGGGGAGGAACATATCCCCTGATGTTTTTACCTTCAATATATTGATCGACACTCTTTGTAAGAAAGGACTGGTTTCAAATGCACAGAATATAATCAAgataatgattcaaagaggtgtggAACCTGATGTTGTCAATTATAATTCATTGATGGATGGATATTGTCTGTGCAAGCAAATTGATAAGGCTAGAAAGGTATTTGATCTGATGGTGACCAATGAGATAGCTGATATTTTTAGCTACAACATTTTGATCAATGGATATTGTATGTGCAAAATGATAGATGATGCAAAGGATATTTTTGTTGAAATGTCTCATAAAGGTTTAGTTCCTGATGGTGTTACTTATTCTACTCTTATAGAGGGTATGTTTCAAGCAGGGAGGCCCCAAACTGCACAGGAGCTGTTTAAGAATGTGTGCTCTCATGGTCAACAGCCAAATATAGTAACCTTCTCAATTATGATTAATGGCTTGTGTAGACAGGGGAATCTGGATGAAGCACTCACCCTATTGAAAGAAATGGAGGAAAGTCAGTTGAAGCCTGATCTTGTGACCTATTGCATTCTGATCAATG